The DNA region GAGGCTCAATCACGACTACTTCCGAACCCGCTTGATTAATACCTGGCATACCGATTACATTACTTCTAGAGGTAGATCCGATCACTGTTTCTGTTCCTGTATTAGAAAATTCTGAATAGCGTCTGCGATAAGAAGAAGATTCTGCTTCAGATGAAGAGGGTTTGCTCTCCTGATTCTGATTGGATTTAGCTTCGACGTTTTCTTGTTCTTCTATGTAGTCATAGTCCTCGGTTTCATCGGTTTCATTGAGACCTACGAAATCTTTCAACTTGTTAAAAATATTACTCACAATGCCTCCGATAATTTTAAGATATCAATAAAGTCCTAAACTTGATGAAGTCTCTCACAATCTAAAAACTTTAGATTTATTTTAGATTAGTTAGTGCAAAAAGTGACGCATTCCTGTCAAAATCATAATTAATCCCAATTCATTGGCAGCTTTGATCGAGTCTCCATCTCGAATAGAACCTCCAGGTTGAATAATAGCACTAATCCCCGCTGCTGCGGCTGTACGTACTGAGTCATCAAAAGGAAAAAACCCATCACTAGCTAAAACTGCCCCTGTAGCTCTTGTTTGAGCTGCTTCCAGAGCGATTTTAACCGACCCGACGCGGTTCATTTGTCCTGCACCAATACCAAGAGTAACATTATCTTTACTGATAACAATACTATTAGATTTGACGTGCTTGGCGACTTTCCAAGCAAAGCTCAACTCGTCCACTTGTTCAGTATCTGGGTGTTTTTGACTGACTATTTGCCAAGTTTGGGGATCATCTACCACAGAGTCAGTGGTTTGTACTAAGAAACCCCCGGCGATCGCCTTAATACTATAAGCTGGTCCTTGGGCTAGAGTGGGTAATAACAGTACTCGTAGATTGGATTTAGTAGCGAGTAATTCTTGCGCTGCTGTTTCACAACCGGGTGCTACCACGCATTCTAAAAAGGTTTCAGTTAAAGCTTGGGCTGTCTCTAGGTCGATGGGACGATTTACAGCTACGATTCCACCAAAAGCTGATACAGAGTCAGCTTCTCTAGCTTTAGTATAGGCTTGGTGTACAGTATCACCTAGAGCTACTCCACAGGGATTGGTGTGTTTTAGTATAGCTACCGCAGGTGCTACTTCAGGGGGAAATTCAGCTATAATCGCTCTAGCTGCTTCTAAGTCTACTAAATTGTTGTAACTTAGTTCTTTTCCTTGGATTTGCTGCGCTGCACTCCACCCGGTAGGTTGAGTTCCCGATTGATACCAACTTGCTTGTTGATGGGGATTTTCTCCGTAGCGTAACCCTTGTATTTGTTGACCCCTGAGGGAAAAATCTCGGGGTAAATCTGGTCCTGAGTTGTAATTAGCGAGATAGTTAGCGATCGCCTGGTCATAAGCTTGTGTATGGGCAAAAGCCGCTACAGCCATACTTTGTCGAAATATTAAGGAAGGATTTCCCTGTTTTTGGGCTAATTCAGCTAGATATTCAGTGTAACTGCTCGTTTGGGCTAGAACAGTGGTGTAAGCGAAGTTTTTCGCCGCGGCACGCAATAAGGCTACTCCACCTATATCTATTTGTTCCACAGCTTCGGCTAGAGTTACCCCTGGTTGGGCGATCGTCTCAGCAAAAGGATATAAGTTGACGACGATTAAATCAAAGGGACGAATTTGGTAATTTTCTAAATCGGCTAAATCTTCGGCTAAGTCTCGACGGGCTAAAATACCTCCATGAATGCGAGGGTGAAGCGTCTTGACTCTTCCTCCTAAAATTTCTGGAGAGTTAGTATAGTCACTGACTTTGATGACGGGAAGTCCCGCTTCGGTTAAGATTTTGGCGGTTCCTCCGCTACTGATTAACTCAAAGTCGAAATCCTGTACTAATTTAGCAGCTAATTCGATGATTCCAGTTTTATCCCAAACACTTACTAAAGCTAAACGCGACATAGATGTTATTTGATTGTATTTTCCTTCTAATCTTAAAGCACAACTCCTTGGTAAGGTGCGAGATAAATACTACTATCCAACTCATCAACAAAGCGATCGCCAATAAGCCAAACCCTTCCTCTAGTAGTTGCTTGATGGCTCCTGACTCAACAGATTGAAGAATTTGCCTTTTGTTTAAGAGTAATTTTACAGTACACTATTAGCCTAACACCCTTAATACGGTTCAAACCTATGTTGACTAGCCAAGAATTTGCCAATTTTTTTAGTTGTTGCGTGGGTAATTGGGTTACTGAAAGAACATATCATTATTTAACTAACTCGATGGTAGAGCGATCGCGCACAGAATTTCAGATTAAACCTCTCAGCGATCCAGCTAAAATACAAGTACTCACAGACAATATGTATAGCTTTTCTGAAGCAACTAGAGACCTACAAGGCTTTAATTTAGAGTTTTATACCATTTCAGAAACAGGAGTAGAGGTAACTCAAAATCTTAATATCTTGTTTATCATCAATCAAGAACATGATAAGATTCTGATGGGTGATTACCTCAGAGATAGAGCCTATGAAGAAGCCAAACCAATCGTTTCTCAATTTAGCTTTGACTTAAACACAAAAGAGTTATTAATGAAAACCAATTATACTCAGATAGTATCAGTAGACTCGATTACTTTAATTAATCCTAATTTGCGTCTGCGCAAGATTGTAAACTATCAACGCCCCAAAGCAGAAGAAGCGCTTGACAAAGTGTTTTTAGTAGGCTTTGGAGTGGAAGAAAAAGTCAACTAAATTTACTCCTTACACCGAAAATCAGATAACCTAAAGTTCAAAATTCAAAAAGAGCAAACAATGACTAAAAAAAATAATCATTCTCTGTTAACGCTAGCTTTGGTAGCAAGTTTAACCACTACCGGGGAAGGGATTAGACAAACTTGGAGAAGTTATCCTGTTTTTGCCCAAGATAACCCCACCTTCACTATACCTGCTACGGTAGCCGAAGATACCAGAGTGCGCATCGATGGCTCTACGGGAATGGAGCAGATTAACGAAGAACTAAAAGCGGATTTCGAGACTAAATACCCAGGTACACAAGTAGAAGTTAAGTATGATGGTGCTGATACAGCATTAGAAGGCTTAAGAAAAGGAGAAATAGATTTAGCCGCTTTAGGACGTCCCCTGACAGAAGCAGAACAAGCTGAAGGATTTAAAGAAGTATCCTTAGGAAGATTTAGAAAAATTGCGATTATCGTAGGTCAAGGTAATCCCTTTACTGGAAGCTTAACCGATGAACAATTTGCCCAAATTTGGCGAGGTGAAATCACTAACTGGTCAGAAGTAGGAGGACCAGATGTACCTATTAGAGTTATAGATCGCCCCCAAGAGAGCGATACGCGTCAAGCTTTGAGTAAATATCCCGTATTTGAGGAAAAAGAGTTTAAATCAGCCCCAAATGCAGAGGTACTGG from Gloeocapsa sp. PCC 73106 includes:
- a CDS encoding phycobiliprotein lyase — encoded protein: MTSQEFANFFSCCVGNWVTERTYHYLTNSMVERSRTEFQIKPLSDPAKIQVLTDNMYSFSEATRDLQGFNLEFYTISETGVEVTQNLNILFIINQEHDKILMGDYLRDRAYEEAKPIVSQFSFDLNTKELLMKTNYTQIVSVDSITLINPNLRLRKIVNYQRPKAEEALDKVFLVGFGVEEKVN
- the purH gene encoding bifunctional phosphoribosylaminoimidazolecarboxamide formyltransferase/IMP cyclohydrolase, giving the protein MSRLALVSVWDKTGIIELAAKLVQDFDFELISSGGTAKILTEAGLPVIKVSDYTNSPEILGGRVKTLHPRIHGGILARRDLAEDLADLENYQIRPFDLIVVNLYPFAETIAQPGVTLAEAVEQIDIGGVALLRAAAKNFAYTTVLAQTSSYTEYLAELAQKQGNPSLIFRQSMAVAAFAHTQAYDQAIANYLANYNSGPDLPRDFSLRGQQIQGLRYGENPHQQASWYQSGTQPTGWSAAQQIQGKELSYNNLVDLEAARAIIAEFPPEVAPAVAILKHTNPCGVALGDTVHQAYTKAREADSVSAFGGIVAVNRPIDLETAQALTETFLECVVAPGCETAAQELLATKSNLRVLLLPTLAQGPAYSIKAIAGGFLVQTTDSVVDDPQTWQIVSQKHPDTEQVDELSFAWKVAKHVKSNSIVISKDNVTLGIGAGQMNRVGSVKIALEAAQTRATGAVLASDGFFPFDDSVRTAAAAGISAIIQPGGSIRDGDSIKAANELGLIMILTGMRHFLH
- a CDS encoding substrate-binding domain-containing protein, with product MTKKNNHSLLTLALVASLTTTGEGIRQTWRSYPVFAQDNPTFTIPATVAEDTRVRIDGSTGMEQINEELKADFETKYPGTQVEVKYDGADTALEGLRKGEIDLAALGRPLTEAEQAEGFKEVSLGRFRKIAIIVGQGNPFTGSLTDEQFAQIWRGEITNWSEVGGPDVPIRVIDRPQESDTRQALSKYPVFEEKEFKSAPNAEVLGVDATLEEVAQALGEDGIGYGIYNKAEEIPEIRVLPMFDTLPDDEKYPFSQPLAYVYKDEPSEAARQFLGFAVGETPTAQVTPTPEPVVTPIPAVTPTPVATPTPEPVVTPTPVATPTPERAVTPIPAPVPIPIPAATPTPVATPTPVATPTPERAVTPIPAPVPIPIPAATPTPTPVVTPTPVVTPTPVVTPAPVPEPEG